The following are encoded in a window of Streptomyces sp. SAT1 genomic DNA:
- a CDS encoding anthrone oxygenase family protein: MTDIEIGGGDGVRRGAAAGVLGAAAVATGLLAGVCYVFACAVMPALARSGDRTYVEVMRDVNDVIQNPLFLLAFLGAPLLTGVSAWQLRGTRPPRPWVWAALAAHVLAFAVTAACNVPLNDALARATAPGAAREHFENPWAAWNAVRTVLVTLALACLARALLLRGRAERRGWAGGGRGSTGGPGDRQAGPPGRTGAVRRRGGGPCGVGRPADGAGRPAGGLAGPSGARGTAVGRPAARPAPGPSTGGTARGRGRWTAPDTPPHADDARPRTPPRRAAGRGGDAAPPGTRQCAGGRD; this comes from the coding sequence ATGACGGACATCGAGATCGGCGGCGGGGACGGGGTGCGGCGCGGCGCCGCGGCGGGCGTGCTGGGCGCAGCCGCCGTCGCCACCGGGCTGCTGGCGGGCGTCTGCTACGTCTTCGCCTGCGCGGTGATGCCCGCGCTGGCCCGCAGCGGCGACCGCACGTACGTCGAGGTCATGCGGGACGTCAACGACGTGATCCAGAACCCGCTCTTCCTCCTCGCCTTCCTCGGCGCCCCGCTGCTGACCGGCGTCTCGGCGTGGCAACTGCGCGGCACCCGGCCGCCCCGCCCGTGGGTGTGGGCGGCCCTGGCGGCGCACGTCCTCGCCTTCGCGGTCACCGCGGCGTGCAACGTCCCCCTCAACGACGCGCTGGCCCGCGCCACCGCCCCGGGCGCGGCCCGCGAGCACTTCGAGAACCCGTGGGCGGCCTGGAACGCCGTCCGGACCGTACTGGTGACACTGGCCCTGGCGTGCCTGGCACGGGCGCTGCTGCTGCGCGGGCGGGCGGAGCGGCGCGGGTGGGCGGGCGGCGGGCGGGGGTCGACGGGCGGGCCCGGGGACCGGCAGGCCGGGCCGCCGGGCCGAACAGGGGCCGTGCGGCGTCGGGGCGGCGGACCGTGCGGCGTGGGGAGACCGGCAGACGGCGCGGGCCGGCCGGCGGGCGGGCTCGCCGGGCCGAGCGGCGCGCGGGGCACGGCCGTGGGCCGACCGGCGGCCCGGCCCGCACCGGGGCCGTCGACCGGCGGGACGGCCAGGGGCCGCGGCCGGTGGACCGCACCGGACACGCCACCCCACGCGGACGACGCCCGGCCGAGGACGCCGCCCCGCCGGGCCGCCGGGCGTGGCGGGGACGCCGCCCCGCCGGGGACACGGCAGTGCGCGGGCGGCCGGGACTAG
- a CDS encoding uroporphyrinogen-III synthase — MSEVEEQQQPGHGPLAGFTVGVTAARRADELGALLGRRGALVVHAPALRIVPLADDSELLAATEEIVGRAPDIVIATTAIGFRGWLEAAAGWGRGEALLDRLRQAELLARGPKVKGAIRAAGLTEQWSPASESMAEVLDRLLEQGVDGRRVAVQLHGEPLSGFVDALRAAGAEVVPVPVYRWLPPEDPGPLDRLLDTTVARGLDALTFTSAPAAASLLSRAAERGLLAELLAALAHDVLPACVGPVTAVPLEEHGVATVQPERFRLGPLVQVLCRELPGRARTLPVAGHRVQLRGHAVLVDDDLRPVPPAGTALLRALARHPGRVVSRADLLRALPGTGRDEHAVETAMTRLRTALGHPDLIRTVVERGYRLALDPTPDAKHTDDWPRP; from the coding sequence ATGAGTGAGGTCGAGGAACAGCAGCAGCCGGGGCACGGGCCCCTGGCCGGGTTCACCGTGGGGGTGACGGCCGCGCGGCGCGCCGACGAACTGGGCGCGCTGCTCGGGCGGCGCGGCGCGCTCGTCGTGCATGCGCCCGCGCTGCGCATCGTTCCGCTCGCCGACGACAGCGAACTGCTGGCCGCCACCGAGGAGATCGTCGGCCGGGCGCCCGACATCGTGATCGCCACCACCGCGATCGGCTTCCGCGGCTGGCTGGAGGCCGCCGCCGGCTGGGGCCGGGGCGAGGCCCTGCTCGACCGGTTGCGGCAGGCGGAACTGCTGGCCCGCGGGCCCAAGGTCAAGGGCGCGATCCGGGCCGCCGGACTGACCGAGCAGTGGTCGCCGGCCTCGGAGTCGATGGCCGAGGTGCTGGACCGGCTGCTCGAACAGGGCGTGGACGGACGGCGGGTGGCCGTGCAGCTGCACGGGGAGCCGCTGTCCGGGTTCGTGGACGCGCTGCGGGCGGCCGGGGCCGAGGTCGTCCCGGTGCCGGTGTACCGGTGGCTGCCGCCCGAGGACCCCGGCCCGCTGGACCGGCTGCTGGACACCACCGTCGCGCGCGGCCTCGACGCGCTCACCTTCACCAGCGCCCCGGCCGCCGCGTCCCTGCTGTCCCGCGCCGCCGAACGCGGGCTGCTGGCCGAGCTGCTGGCCGCGCTCGCCCACGATGTGCTGCCCGCGTGCGTCGGCCCGGTGACCGCCGTGCCCCTGGAGGAGCACGGGGTGGCCACGGTGCAGCCCGAGCGCTTCCGGCTGGGGCCGCTGGTGCAGGTGCTGTGCCGGGAACTGCCGGGCCGGGCACGGACGTTGCCGGTCGCCGGGCACCGCGTGCAGCTCCGGGGGCACGCGGTGCTGGTGGACGACGACCTGAGGCCGGTGCCGCCCGCCGGTACGGCGCTGCTGCGGGCGCTCGCGCGGCACCCCGGCCGCGTGGTCTCCCGCGCCGACCTGCTGCGCGCCCTGCCCGGCACCGGCCGCGACGAACACGCGGTGGAGACCGCCATGACCCGCCTGCGCACCGCACTCGGACACCCCGACCTGATCCGGACGGTGGTCGAACGCGGTTACCGGCTGGCCCTCGACCCGACGCCGGACGCGAAGCACACGGACGACTGGCCCCGCCCCTAG
- a CDS encoding HelD family protein — protein sequence MAAQAQQDSAVGSVHDAAHDTVRDREISMEQDHLDRVYRRLEVKIHEAEFLMRDAAERGQVGTPGALAERDAQVFRAGIHLNRLNNEFEDFLFGRIDLLPGKDGKKGPDGAYTAVEPAEGAVREDNTADIAETLHIGRIGVLDEDYSPLVIDWRAPAAAPFYRSTPVDPGRVVRRRVIRSKGRRVLGVEDDLMRPELTARLDGRELPAVGDGALMAALGRARSHSMRDIVSSIQAEQDLVIRAPAASVTYVEGGPGTGKTAVALHRAAYLLYQDRRRYAGGILIVSPTPLLVAYTEGVLPSLGEEGQVAVRAIGSLVDGVEATVYDAPSVARAKGSYRMLKVLRKAARGALELGPGARGGARTSAGTPAHAPAGQLALGEDPEETEEAAEAAKIPAGPPTRLRVVAFGRRLELEAAELEHVRRTALGGTAPVNLLRPRARKLLLDALWEKSGAGTRHTDPELAAELRSSFDDDVTDEDSFIAFLDAWWPELTPRAVLAAMADERRLGRWARRVLNPGEVRKVARSLRRDGYSVHDIALLDELQAILGTPARPRKKRDLDPLDQLTGLEELMPVREESQRERAERLAQERVEYAHVIVDEAQDLTPLQWRMVGRRGRHATWTVVGDPAQSSWSDPDEAAEARDEALGTRPRRRFELTVNYRNPAEIAELAARVLALAMPGSRAPSAVRSTGVQPRFAVVRDSLAATVRAEAERLLERVEGTVGVVVAMNRREEARRWLAGLGDRVVALGSLEAKGLEYDASLVVSPAEIADESPAGLRVLYVALTRATQQLTVVSGERDEPDASGVPDLLRD from the coding sequence GTGGCCGCTCAGGCTCAACAGGATTCCGCGGTCGGTTCGGTTCACGACGCAGCGCACGACACCGTGCGCGACCGAGAGATCAGCATGGAGCAGGACCACCTGGACCGGGTGTACCGGCGGCTCGAGGTGAAGATCCACGAGGCCGAGTTCCTGATGCGGGACGCGGCCGAGCGCGGCCAGGTCGGCACGCCCGGCGCGCTGGCCGAACGGGATGCCCAGGTCTTCCGCGCGGGCATCCATCTCAACCGGCTGAACAACGAGTTCGAGGACTTCCTCTTCGGCCGCATCGACCTGCTGCCGGGCAAGGACGGCAAGAAGGGCCCGGACGGCGCCTACACCGCCGTGGAACCGGCCGAGGGCGCGGTGCGCGAGGACAACACCGCCGACATCGCCGAGACCCTGCACATCGGCCGCATCGGCGTCCTGGACGAGGACTACTCCCCGCTGGTCATCGACTGGCGGGCGCCCGCCGCCGCGCCGTTCTACCGCTCCACCCCGGTCGACCCCGGCCGGGTCGTGCGCCGCCGGGTGATCCGCTCCAAGGGGCGGCGGGTGCTCGGCGTCGAGGACGACCTGATGCGGCCCGAGCTGACCGCCCGGCTGGACGGCCGCGAGCTGCCCGCCGTCGGCGACGGCGCGCTGATGGCCGCGCTCGGCCGGGCCCGCAGCCACAGCATGCGGGACATCGTCTCCTCCATCCAGGCCGAGCAGGATCTCGTCATCCGGGCGCCCGCCGCCTCGGTGACGTATGTCGAGGGCGGTCCGGGCACCGGCAAGACGGCGGTCGCCCTGCACCGCGCCGCCTACCTGCTCTACCAGGACCGCCGCCGGTACGCGGGCGGCATCCTCATCGTCTCGCCGACCCCGCTGCTCGTGGCGTACACCGAGGGCGTGCTGCCCTCCCTCGGCGAGGAGGGCCAGGTCGCCGTCCGGGCGATCGGCTCGCTCGTCGACGGCGTCGAGGCCACCGTGTACGACGCGCCGTCCGTGGCCCGCGCCAAGGGCTCGTACCGGATGCTGAAGGTGCTGCGGAAGGCGGCGCGCGGCGCGCTGGAGCTGGGCCCCGGCGCGCGCGGCGGGGCGCGGACCTCGGCGGGCACGCCCGCGCACGCGCCCGCGGGACAGCTCGCCCTCGGCGAGGACCCGGAGGAGACGGAAGAGGCGGCGGAGGCGGCGAAGATCCCGGCCGGGCCGCCGACCCGGCTGCGGGTGGTCGCCTTCGGCCGCCGCCTCGAACTGGAGGCCGCGGAGCTGGAGCACGTACGGCGCACCGCCCTCGGCGGCACCGCCCCGGTCAACCTGCTGCGCCCGCGCGCCCGCAAGCTGCTCCTGGACGCCCTGTGGGAGAAGTCCGGGGCCGGTACCCGGCACACCGACCCGGAGCTGGCCGCCGAGCTGCGCTCCTCCTTCGACGACGACGTCACGGACGAGGACTCCTTCATCGCCTTCCTCGACGCCTGGTGGCCCGAGCTGACGCCGCGCGCGGTGCTCGCCGCCATGGCCGACGAGCGGCGCCTGGGCCGCTGGGCCCGCCGGGTGCTCAACCCGGGCGAGGTGCGCAAGGTCGCCCGCTCGCTGCGGCGGGACGGGTACTCGGTGCACGACATCGCGCTGCTCGACGAGCTCCAGGCGATCCTCGGCACCCCGGCCCGGCCGCGCAAGAAGCGCGACCTGGACCCGCTGGACCAGCTCACCGGCCTGGAGGAGCTGATGCCGGTGCGCGAGGAGTCGCAGCGCGAGCGCGCCGAGCGGCTGGCCCAGGAGCGCGTCGAGTACGCGCACGTCATCGTCGACGAGGCGCAGGACCTCACGCCCCTCCAGTGGCGCATGGTGGGCCGCCGCGGCCGGCACGCGACCTGGACGGTGGTGGGCGACCCGGCGCAGTCCTCCTGGTCCGACCCGGACGAGGCGGCCGAGGCCCGCGACGAGGCGCTGGGCACCCGTCCGCGCCGCCGCTTCGAGCTGACGGTGAACTACCGCAACCCGGCCGAGATCGCCGAGCTGGCCGCCCGGGTGCTGGCCCTGGCCATGCCCGGCTCCCGCGCGCCCTCCGCGGTGCGCTCCACGGGCGTACAGCCGCGCTTCGCCGTCGTCCGGGACTCCCTGGCCGCCACCGTGCGGGCGGAGGCCGAACGGCTGCTGGAGCGGGTGGAGGGCACCGTCGGCGTGGTCGTGGCCATGAACCGGCGCGAGGAGGCCCGCCGCTGGCTGGCCGGTCTCGGGGACCGGGTGGTGGCGCTGGGCAGCCTGGAGGCCAAGGGCCTGGAGTACGACGCGTCGCTGGTCGTCTCGCCCGCGGAGATCGCCGACGAGTCGCCGGCCGGGCTGCGGGTGCTCTACGTCGCGCTGACCCGCGCGACCCAGCAGCTCACCGTGGTCTCCGGCGAGCGCGACGAGCCGGACGCGTCCGGGGTGCCGGACCTGCTGCGGGACTGA
- a CDS encoding CGNR zinc finger domain-containing protein: MALGTAPHTATVLPELRFDTGRICLDLLATTHPAERLGTPAPLRAWITGSGLVPPGTGLAHADHTWAAAFRELRGQVAYLVNAHLDGPPRDPRDPRAHGLALALARVNDTARAAPPAPRAVRGADGALVRALAAPPERAALLAAVARDALDLLTDPAARAALRRCAGDNCPLVYLDTSRGRRRRWCSSEVCGNRERVARHRRRAALART, translated from the coding sequence ATGGCACTGGGTACGGCTCCGCACACGGCCACGGTCCTTCCCGAACTGCGCTTCGACACCGGGCGGATCTGTCTGGACCTGCTCGCCACCACCCACCCGGCGGAACGGCTCGGCACCCCCGCGCCGCTGCGCGCCTGGATCACGGGCTCGGGCCTGGTCCCGCCGGGCACCGGCCTCGCGCACGCCGACCACACCTGGGCGGCGGCCTTCCGCGAACTGCGCGGGCAGGTGGCGTACCTGGTGAACGCGCACCTGGACGGACCGCCGCGCGACCCGCGCGACCCGCGCGCCCACGGCCTCGCGCTCGCCCTGGCCCGCGTCAACGACACCGCGCGCGCCGCCCCGCCCGCCCCGCGCGCCGTGCGCGGCGCGGACGGCGCCCTCGTACGGGCGCTGGCCGCCCCGCCCGAGCGCGCCGCGCTGCTCGCGGCCGTCGCCCGTGACGCCCTGGACCTGCTCACGGACCCCGCCGCGCGCGCCGCGCTGCGCCGGTGCGCGGGCGACAACTGCCCCCTCGTGTACCTGGACACCTCCCGGGGCCGGCGGCGCCGCTGGTGCTCCAGCGAGGTCTGCGGCAACCGCGAACGGGTCGCCCGCCACCGCCGCCGCGCCGCCCTCGCCCGCACCTGA
- a CDS encoding NAD-dependent malic enzyme codes for MATAPSVSYSMTIRLEVPASGTAVSQLTTAVESSGGSVTGLDVTASGHEKLRIDVTIAATSTGHADEIVEQLRGIEGVTLGKVSDRTFLMHLGGKIEMQSKHPIRNRDDLSMVYTPGVARVCMAIAENPEDARRLTIKRNSVAVVTDGSAVLGLGNIGPKAALPVMEGKAALFKRFAGIDAWPICLDTQDTDAIVEIVKAIAPGFAGINLEDISAPRCFEIEARLREALDIPVFHDDQHGTAIVVLAALTNALRVVDKPIENVRVVMSGAGAAGTAILKLLLAAGVKNAVVADIHGVVHAGREDLVDAAPESALRWIADNTNPENLTGTLKEAVRGADVFIGVSAPNVLDGADVAAMADGAIVFALANPDPEVDPAVARRTAAVVATGRSDFPNQINNVLVFPGVFRGLLDAQSRTVNTEMMLAAAQALADVVTEGELNPNYIVPSVFNDKVAGAVAGAVREAAKAAGASATAGSAAGV; via the coding sequence ATGGCAACGGCGCCCAGCGTCTCCTACTCGATGACCATCCGGCTGGAGGTGCCCGCGAGCGGAACGGCAGTCTCGCAGCTCACCACCGCTGTGGAGTCCTCCGGAGGCTCGGTCACGGGCCTCGACGTCACCGCGTCCGGCCACGAGAAGCTCCGTATCGACGTCACCATCGCGGCGACGTCCACCGGCCACGCCGACGAGATCGTCGAGCAGCTCCGGGGCATCGAGGGCGTCACCCTCGGCAAGGTCTCCGACCGTACGTTCCTGATGCACCTCGGCGGCAAGATCGAGATGCAGTCCAAGCACCCCATCCGCAACCGTGACGACCTCTCCATGGTCTACACGCCGGGTGTGGCCCGCGTCTGCATGGCGATCGCCGAGAACCCCGAGGACGCCCGCCGCCTCACCATCAAGCGCAACTCCGTTGCGGTCGTGACGGACGGCTCCGCGGTGCTGGGCCTGGGCAACATCGGCCCCAAGGCCGCGCTGCCCGTCATGGAGGGCAAGGCGGCCCTCTTCAAGCGGTTCGCCGGCATCGACGCCTGGCCGATCTGCCTGGACACCCAGGACACCGACGCCATCGTCGAGATCGTCAAGGCGATCGCCCCCGGGTTCGCCGGCATCAACCTGGAGGACATCTCCGCGCCCCGCTGCTTCGAGATCGAGGCCCGGCTGCGCGAGGCCCTGGACATCCCGGTCTTCCACGACGACCAGCACGGCACCGCGATCGTCGTGCTCGCCGCGCTCACCAACGCCCTGCGCGTGGTGGACAAGCCGATCGAGAACGTCCGGGTCGTGATGTCGGGCGCCGGCGCGGCCGGCACCGCCATCCTCAAGCTGCTGCTCGCCGCGGGTGTGAAGAACGCCGTCGTCGCCGACATCCACGGCGTGGTGCACGCGGGCCGCGAGGACCTGGTCGACGCGGCCCCCGAGTCGGCGCTGCGCTGGATCGCCGACAACACCAACCCGGAGAACCTCACCGGCACCCTGAAGGAGGCCGTGCGCGGCGCGGACGTCTTCATCGGCGTGTCGGCGCCCAACGTGCTCGACGGCGCCGATGTGGCCGCCATGGCCGACGGGGCGATCGTGTTCGCGCTCGCGAACCCGGACCCGGAGGTCGACCCGGCGGTCGCCCGCCGGACGGCCGCGGTGGTGGCCACCGGCCGCTCCGACTTCCCCAACCAGATCAACAACGTGCTGGTCTTCCCGGGTGTCTTCCGCGGCCTGCTGGACGCGCAGTCGCGCACCGTCAACACCGAGATGATGCTCGCCGCCGCCCAGGCGCTGGCCGATGTCGTCACCGAGGGCGAGCTGAACCCGAACTACATCGTCCCCAGCGTCTTCAACGACAAGGTCGCCGGGGCCGTCGCCGGAGCCGTCCGGGAGGCCGCCAAGGCGGCCGGTGCGAGCGCGACGGCCGGCTCCGCCGCCGGAGTCTGA